The genomic region GATGATTTTATAGTATCGGATATCTCATCCCATGTCGTAATGGTTTTACCATTGATTGAGAGAATTTTATCTTTTGCTATCAGCCCTACTTGTTGAGCAGGAGAGTTGACGACTACTTTACCAACTATTGGAGAGAGAGCTTGTGGTCCTCCCAGTGCTATAGCGTAAAAAAGGACCCATGCGGTTAAAAAATTAGCCAAAGGACCGGCAAGGAGAATGATGATACGTTGCCATGGTTTTTTAGTCGTATAGCTATCATTATCGTAGCTAATGGCGGTAGGATCAGAATCATCTTGTCCTTTCATCTTGACATATCCACCGAGTGGAATAGCAGATATTTGCCATTGGGTATTGAGCCATCGAAAAGAAAAAAGCTTTTTCCCAAATCCGATACTGAATACTTCGACGTATACACCGAAAAATTTCGCTGCGCTATAGTGACCTAGTTCGTGTAAAAAAATAAGTAAAGAGAGGACGAGAAAAGCGACAATCCACGACATCTTACATTTTCCCTTTATAGGCTTTACTAAACCCAACTACATATTCAACACCCGAATAGACGGTTAGGGCAACAGCTATCCATAATAGTGTGCTTCCACCAGTCCAATGCATTAGTAAAAATCCGATAGCAATCATCTGTGCTACAGTTTTTACCTTTCCTGCCATGGAGGCACTAACATCAATCCCCTCCGAGAGGGAGAGGGTGCGAAGACCTGTGATAAACAGTTCTCGAACGATAATGATATAAATTGCCCATGCTGAGGCAACACCACTCATCATTAAACCTAAAAACGCGGCGAGAGTGAGCATTTTATCGGCGAGTGGATCGAGGATTTGTCCGACGATAGTGATTTGATCGAGTTCACGAGCAACGTAACCATCGAAAAAATCGGTTGTACTGGCGATTACAAAGAGCAATGTGGCGATGTAATAGGTCCAACTGACATGCCATCCCATATCGGTGAATACTTGAGGATTTAGGATGATCCAAAACATTATTGGAGCGATGAAGAGACGGATTAAAGCTAAAATATTGGGAATATTGAACAAAAATAACCTTTACTAAATTACGATTTATTGTATTTGCGTGATTATAGCTAAAATGTATTATGGCTTAGGTATAGAGTTAATAATTGGACTATTTACTTAAATAAATTCAAAACAATAATCTATCCGATACAATGAAGTCATATCTTAGTCCAACAAAGAATTAAACTATGAATAATGAAACAAAAATCAAGGGCATGGGATCGATTCTACATGCGCATGGAGTTACTTTCCGTGTGTGGGCACCCCATGCACATCACGTATCCGTTATAGGATCATTTAACGAATGGGATGCAACTAAACACCCAATGCATTCTGAAGAAAATGGGTATTGGTATACCAATGTAGCTGAGGCTCATGCGGATGATCAGTATCTGTTTCTCCTCTCTACGCCAGAGGGTGAGTTTAAACGTATCGATCCGTATGCCCGTGAAGTAACAAGCTCAATCGGAAACAGTATTGTTCACGATACCCATTTTGAGTGGCAAGAGGACGATTTTACACTTGCCCCGTGGAATGAACTTGTCATCTATGAACTGCATGTGGGGACGTTCAATGATCAAGAGGAAGTTAGTCATAAAGGTGAATTTTCATCGGTATCTGCCCGTTTGGGACATTTGAAAAAGCTTGGTATTAATGCGATTCAGATTATGCCGATAGGGGAATTTGCTGGTGAGCGATCGTGGGGATATAACCCTTCCCATATTTTTTCGGTAGATGGTGAATACGGAGGACCATTAGCGTTTAAACAGTTTATTAAGAGCGCTCATCTAGCGGGTATTGCGGTGATACTGGATGTTGTTTATAATCACCTTGGCCCCAGTGACCTTAATTTATGGCAGTTTGACGGTTGGAGTGAAAATGGTCGTGGCGGTATCTATTTTTATAATGATGATAGAGCCATTACCCCATGGGGAGATACTAGACCCGATTACGGACAGGGAGAAGTTCGTCAATATCTTATGGACAATGTTATGATGTGGTTCGAGGAGTATCATATCGATGGTATCCGTTTAGACTGCACCCAGTTTATTCGTATGGTCAATGATTCTGACAAGAGAGATATTCCTGAGGGGCGGAGTCTGCTCCAGTGGATTAATAGCCAAATTGCACAAAAATTTCCCGGTCGTATCACAATCGCCGAGGATCTTCAAAACAATAAATGGGTGACTAAAGAAGTGGGTGCCGGCGGTGCCGGATTCGCCTCTCAGTGGGATGCTATGTTCGTCCATCCCATACGTCAAGCGGTGGTCGCGCCTCAAGATGAGCAACGATCACTCGATTCTATCCGTGATGCTATCTTGTACCGTTACAATGATGATGCCTTTGATCGGGTTATCTACAGTGAATCGCACGATGAAGTCGCAAACGGTCATGCCCGTGTACCCCAAGAGATTAACCCAAACGACCCAAAAGGGTGGTACGCTCAGAAACGTTCAACATTGGCCGCCGCAATGGTTTTTACCTCTCCCGGCATCCCTATGCTTTTTCAAGGTCAAGAATTCCTAGAGGGGGGATGGTTTCGCGATACGGTTAGCGTTGATTGGGATCAATGTGCTGAGTTTCACGGTATCGTTCGATTGTATCGAGATCTTATTCGGTTACGTTCCAACCATGATGGCTTTACGCGTGGTTTGTGTGGACAGTTTACTCAGGTCTATCACATGAATAATGAACACAAAGTGATTGCTTTTCATCGTTGGGATAAGGGGGGTATTGCGGACGATGTTGTTATTGTTGCTAACTTCTCGCATGAGGCACAAGAAGACTACGTTATCGGATTTCCCTCTGAAGGAGCTTGGAAACTCCGTTTCAACAGTGACTGGGAAGGGTACAATGATGATTTCGGTAATTTTCTGAGTACCGATATTCTCACCGACCGAGGAGAGTGTGATGGACTCCCCTATTATGCTTCGGTGTCTATCGGTGCTTACAGTGTAGTGATTTTTTCGCAATAAGGGTTTTACTTAAGAGAGCTGGGAAAAAAGGATGTGAATTCCGTGCCAATCACGGAATGAGGAAAATTATTTAAACGTTGTTCCGCCATCGACGATGATAGTTTGTCCGGTAATCCAACTCGCTTCTTCGGTACAGAGGAAATAGACGGCTCCTGCGATGTCGTTCGGGCTTCCCATACGGTTCATCGCGGAGCGTTTGATAGTTTCGGCTTTGACCTCTTCGTAGTTGGTGAATGCTTTAAGCGCATCGGTATCGATAGGACCACCTGAGACGGCATTAACACGGATATTCATTTCTCCGAGTTCTACTGCCGCGTAACGGCTCATCGCTTCGACGGCTGCTTTGTTGGTTCCGTGACCTGCGTAGTTTTCGATGTAGATGAGATTACCGGTACTTGACATCGTAACGACGGCACCACCACCCACTTTTTCCATCCGTTTTGCCGCTTCTTGGGTTCCGACGACGAAAGCGTTGACGGTAGCGGTGTAGATGTTGTTAAGACCGCGTGGTTTGAGACGCATAAATTTACCGTATCCGCCGACAACAGGACGACCGTAAATCATCGCGTTACTAACAAAAAAATCGATACGATCGAAATCGGCATCGATGGCTTCAAAGAGGGGTTTGAATTCATCAGGTTCTAAGATATTGAGAGGATAAGCGCGGGCTTTGATTCCGTATTCGCTTTCCCATTTTTGTGCCAAAATATTAGCGGTTTCGGCATTTGAATTATAGGTAAATGCGATATTGACGCCATTTTTCGCAAATTTCTCTGCGATAGCTTCACCGATCCCTTTGGTTGCTCCGGTGATTACGAGGGTTTTACCTTTCATGGTGTTTGTCATTCTTTATGCTCCTACAATAGTGTAATTTTTTAGTACTGTTTCGAGTTTTTTAAGATTATCCGTGCTTGGTGCAACAAGTGGCAATCGGTATTCGAGGGTATCGAGTAGTCCTGCGATATACATTGCCGCTTTGATCATAACCGGATTAGACTCTAAAAAGAGGGCTTTATTGATCGGGAAAAGGAAATCATTAATCTCTTTTGCACCGTTCATATCACCATCCAATGCTTTGGCAACAAGTGAACTTTTGAAATCAGGGAGTAGGTTCGAGGTGACCGAAGTAATACCTGCTCCGCCACATGCGAGGATAGCGTAATCGATAGCATCATCGCCGCATAACACTTTGAGTTCAGGGCGATGAGAGAGGAGCTCGATGGTGCGCTCGATACTCCCTGTTGCCTCTTTGATTCCATAGATATTAGGAAGATCATCAAAAAGTCGGATAACGGTGTCGGCACTGATATCGACCATTGTACGCCCCGGAACGTTATAGAGCATGAACGGTAACTCAGGAACGGACTCAGCGATGGCTTTATAGTGTTGATAAAGTCCCTCTTGGGATGGTTTGTTGTAATACGGAGCGACGGAAAAGATTGCATCGACGCCACATTTTTGTGCTGTTAATGCCGCTTCGATTGCTTCAGCGGTAGAGTTGCTCCCTGCACCTGCGAGGACTTTGGTAGAGGTTCCTTTACAAACGGCTACGGCAATCTCCATACAGATACGATCTTCTTCGTAGGTGAGGGTTGCACTCTCTCCTGTGGTTCCGACAGGACATACGGCGTTGATACCGTTGTTAATCTGTCGTTGAATAAGCTCAGCGTATTTTTGCTCATCGAGTTTCCCGTTTTTAAACGGT from Sulfuricurvum sp. harbors:
- a CDS encoding alpha-amylase family glycosyl hydrolase; protein product: MNNETKIKGMGSILHAHGVTFRVWAPHAHHVSVIGSFNEWDATKHPMHSEENGYWYTNVAEAHADDQYLFLLSTPEGEFKRIDPYAREVTSSIGNSIVHDTHFEWQEDDFTLAPWNELVIYELHVGTFNDQEEVSHKGEFSSVSARLGHLKKLGINAIQIMPIGEFAGERSWGYNPSHIFSVDGEYGGPLAFKQFIKSAHLAGIAVILDVVYNHLGPSDLNLWQFDGWSENGRGGIYFYNDDRAITPWGDTRPDYGQGEVRQYLMDNVMMWFEEYHIDGIRLDCTQFIRMVNDSDKRDIPEGRSLLQWINSQIAQKFPGRITIAEDLQNNKWVTKEVGAGGAGFASQWDAMFVHPIRQAVVAPQDEQRSLDSIRDAILYRYNDDAFDRVIYSESHDEVANGHARVPQEINPNDPKGWYAQKRSTLAAAMVFTSPGIPMLFQGQEFLEGGWFRDTVSVDWDQCAEFHGIVRLYRDLIRLRSNHDGFTRGLCGQFTQVYHMNNEHKVIAFHRWDKGGIADDVVIVANFSHEAQEDYVIGFPSEGAWKLRFNSDWEGYNDDFGNFLSTDILTDRGECDGLPYYASVSIGAYSVVIFSQ
- a CDS encoding enoyl-ACP reductase codes for the protein MTNTMKGKTLVITGATKGIGEAIAEKFAKNGVNIAFTYNSNAETANILAQKWESEYGIKARAYPLNILEPDEFKPLFEAIDADFDRIDFFVSNAMIYGRPVVGGYGKFMRLKPRGLNNIYTATVNAFVVGTQEAAKRMEKVGGGAVVTMSSTGNLIYIENYAGHGTNKAAVEAMSRYAAVELGEMNIRVNAVSGGPIDTDALKAFTNYEEVKAETIKRSAMNRMGSPNDIAGAVYFLCTEEASWITGQTIIVDGGTTFK
- the pgsA gene encoding CDP-diacylglycerol--glycerol-3-phosphate 3-phosphatidyltransferase, with the translated sequence MFNIPNILALIRLFIAPIMFWIILNPQVFTDMGWHVSWTYYIATLLFVIASTTDFFDGYVARELDQITIVGQILDPLADKMLTLAAFLGLMMSGVASAWAIYIIIVRELFITGLRTLSLSEGIDVSASMAGKVKTVAQMIAIGFLLMHWTGGSTLLWIAVALTVYSGVEYVVGFSKAYKGKM
- the dapA gene encoding 4-hydroxy-tetrahydrodipicolinate synthase is translated as MNLVTGSTTALITPFKNGKLDEQKYAELIQRQINNGINAVCPVGTTGESATLTYEEDRICMEIAVAVCKGTSTKVLAGAGSNSTAEAIEAALTAQKCGVDAIFSVAPYYNKPSQEGLYQHYKAIAESVPELPFMLYNVPGRTMVDISADTVIRLFDDLPNIYGIKEATGSIERTIELLSHRPELKVLCGDDAIDYAILACGGAGITSVTSNLLPDFKSSLVAKALDGDMNGAKEINDFLFPINKALFLESNPVMIKAAMYIAGLLDTLEYRLPLVAPSTDNLKKLETVLKNYTIVGA